In Desulfatibacillum aliphaticivorans DSM 15576, the genomic stretch CTCTTGTTTTAAGGAGTTGGTATGCCAGAAGATTCCGGTATTACAGCCGTACAACTTGGGAACCTGTGGATGTCCTTTGTCACTAACAAGCTCGAAGGCGTCTTGGGCCTGAACCGCCAGGACGTCAAGGACGCCTTGCTCAACCTGGATGACTCGGGTGAACTCCAGAGCATTCGCGATAAACATCGGCAAGAGACCGATCTCTTAATTGACCGGATCTTTGATTGTAGTCATGAGCAACTTCTTGCATTAGGCAAAGAAGCTGATCCCATGACATTAGCTCTTGTTCTGGATCGGGTGTATGCTGGGGTTGAAACGATTGGAGCCCTTGCAAAGCAGCAAACTCCTCTTCCAAAGCCTCCGCAAGGGTTTGACGATTTTTTTCGAATCTTGATGAAGCAAAAGTTTCACTCATGATCCAGCTCCTTTTCGGCTAAGGTCCCCGGCCCTGCCAGGCCGGTTTTTTTAGACTGTCTACTTCCTAATGTTTGGACTGACAATGGTTATAAGCCAATATCTCTTGGTATGTCAATAAGAAATCTTGGTTCCAGCGTAAGATAGGTTTGTTTTCTGACAAAGAGTTCTTAACTATATGGAAAAGCAAGATAATCAAATGGGTTCCGGCGACCAAGTAATATTCCGGCGTTAGTTCCGGCGTGGAGGCATGATATGTGGGACCAACAACTGTTTAGTGTACGTATCAAGGAGCGGCGCCTTTCGCTTTCCATGACCCAAGAAGACTTGGCTAATTTGGTTGGTGTCTCGAAAACGACCATCCAGAATTATGAAGCAGGGGCTTCACCGAAAGCTGAATTTATAGCCTCCCTGTCAATGGCCCTGGACTGCGAGATAGCGTGGCTCCTAACAGGCGAAGGCCCCATGAAGCGCGGCGAGGCGGCGCCCGCGCCCAACCTGGACCCGGAAGGCGGCCTGGATCTGGACGAATTCGACTATCTGCCCATGACCCATGCGGAATTGGCGGCCGGGGACGGCCGGGTGGTGCTTGAGGAAGGCTATAAGAACAGGTTCGCATTCAGGCGCGATTGGCTGCGGCGTGTTGGCCTTAACAAATCCCACGCCGTCTTGATGGTGGTTCGCGGCGACTCCATGCTGCCCACGCTCGAGGATCACGATACGGTCATCGTTGACCTCAAACGAACGCGCATTGACACCGGCCACATTTACGCGGTAAACATTGGCGACGATATGTTAAGCATAAAAAGGCTTGAGTCTCGCGGGGCAAGGGTTCGCGTCATCAGCGACAATAAAGAGCTTTACGAACCATACGAAATGAACTCAAGCGACATTCGCATCATCGGCCAGGTCGTCTGGTTTTCCCGCCAACTCGTTTGGAACAATAACGACTAAATCCCATGGAGGGGAAAATGAGAAAAATATCTATAGCCGCATTGATAATTGGTTTCTTTTTTTTCGCGGCTTGTTCTCCCGGGATGGATACGCCTATAAAAGCGTCTTCAGAAGAAGAACTTGAAAATTCCATAAAGAGCCTTTCAAAAAATATTACCCAGGATGAAAAAAAGACTCTCATGGAGGCAATGTTTTTCCTTGCTATAAAGGACGAAGATATCTTTTCCCTTCTGACGCCAACAGATCCTGACAGCTACAATAAAAAGATGTACGGCCTCTGGGACGGAAAGACTCCGAACGAAATAATCAAAGAAGCAAACAAGGAGCGTTTGGATAGGAAAACCAAGGAACTGGACA encodes the following:
- a CDS encoding XRE family transcriptional regulator produces the protein MWDQQLFSVRIKERRLSLSMTQEDLANLVGVSKTTIQNYEAGASPKAEFIASLSMALDCEIAWLLTGEGPMKRGEAAPAPNLDPEGGLDLDEFDYLPMTHAELAAGDGRVVLEEGYKNRFAFRRDWLRRVGLNKSHAVLMVVRGDSMLPTLEDHDTVIVDLKRTRIDTGHIYAVNIGDDMLSIKRLESRGARVRVISDNKELYEPYEMNSSDIRIIGQVVWFSRQLVWNNND